In Nostoc sp. GT001, a genomic segment contains:
- a CDS encoding AAA family ATPase has translation MTTAIYEVYSISGYKLIETLYQGSKTIVYRAIRLVDEQPVVIKILQVESPTFNELLQFRNQYTIAKNLNIPSIVRPYSLEAYRNSYALVMEDFGGISLREYTKTQSLELVEFFTIALQLSHILHELHQERVIHKDIKPTNILINPQTKQVKLIDFSIASLLPRENQTTISPKVLEGTLAYLSPEQTGRMNRGIDYRSDFYSLGVTFFELITGQLPFESEDSMELVHCHIAKQPPSLREVKSEEISEVLSDIVIKLMAKNAEDRYQNALGLKHDLENCLCQLNETGQIKYFQIGQRDICVGVDRRRHRFIIPEKLYGRETAVQQLLEAFERVSLGKREIMLIAGSSGIGKTAVVNEVHKPIVRQRGYLIKGKFDQFNRNIPLSAFVQSLRDLIVQLLTETDQQLQQWKKNILATLRDDGQIIVEVIPELEKIIGKQPPTPELSAEAAQNRFNLLLQSFIQVFTTKEHPLVIFLDDLQWADLASLKLLQLLMNESNSGYLLLIGAYRDNEVSPAHPLMSTLDEVRKIGTTINLMTLQPLSQLQLNQLVSDTLGCKEELALPISQLVFQKTQGNPFFATQFIKALYQDGLIIFNFAEGCWQCDIAKINQQSLTDNVLEFMAFQLRRLPESTQQTLRLAACIGNQFDLATLAIVSEQSETETAACLWNGLQEGLILPQSEVYKFYVGQEEQIFTQQTSPNAGYKFLHDRVQQAAYSLIPDDQKQATHYKIGMLLLRNSSDLEREERLFEIVTHLNAGSSLITEPSKRQELAQLNLSAGRRAKSATTYTVAVEYLTVGISLLSHSSWESHYDLTLALYIEVTEATYLNADFEQMEQWVTIVLQHAKTLLDSIPIYVTRMMAGRSQGLPLKTLNIGLQVLQLLDIEFPQQSTAADIGRAGEATMELWEGRSSLDLLNLSTMKDAHRLAAMSIMSRMIPAAYLARPALMPLLIFKQVEFSIKYGTCPISVYAYADYGIILCGVLGNLEGGYEFGQLALNLLEQLQSKIFKSRTYFIVYYFIRHWKDPLREQLVHLQEGYQNGLETGDLDSTALNAQAYCHYAYFAGRELTGLANEMAAYRQSIYSLKQESPLQYLEIAYQAVLNLLGHSQSPDRLTGTIYHAEQRLSLNQATQDRTGLFYWQVNQTILWYLFGQYQEAAQQSAQAKQYLDAGIAQFSVALYFFYDSLIHLAVYKAAAESEQQQILAQVEANQEKMQRWAAFAPCNHQHRWDLVEAERYAISERALAMDFYDRAITKAKENGFLQDEALANELAAKFYLNWGKEKVAQAYMQAAYSGYARWGAKAKTDDLEKRYPQLLHPISQQTVPTVNLLEALATIANPINSFTSTATSSGSNINNILDLSAILRASQTLSATIQLDEFLQQLTQIILENAGADKCALLLPEDGKWQIRAITTLDSTSLKLEPLENNPNVPIALIQYVKNTANVVVIDDLKTTLPIVDDYLIQHQPQSVLCLPILNQGRLVGILYLENHLTSGVFTSDRILVLNFLCTQAAISLENARLYANLQQSEARFQKVADNLPGAIYQLHVTADNLASMPYISSGCYNLYEVTAEEIIVKQRKPSFSRTSR, from the coding sequence ATGACAACAGCAATTTATGAAGTTTATAGCATAAGCGGCTATAAATTAATAGAAACACTCTACCAAGGTTCCAAAACCATAGTCTATCGAGCCATCCGACTGGTCGATGAACAACCTGTTGTCATTAAAATACTGCAAGTCGAATCCCCTACTTTTAACGAACTGTTGCAGTTTCGGAACCAATATACCATTGCCAAAAATTTAAATATTCCTAGTATTGTTCGTCCCTATAGTCTAGAAGCATATCGCAATAGTTATGCTTTAGTAATGGAAGATTTTGGGGGAATTTCTCTGAGAGAATATACCAAAACTCAATCACTAGAACTTGTGGAATTTTTCACAATCGCCCTGCAACTTAGTCATATTCTCCATGAACTCCATCAAGAACGGGTAATTCACAAAGATATCAAACCGACTAATATTCTGATTAACCCGCAAACCAAACAAGTAAAACTCATCGATTTTAGCATTGCTTCTTTGCTTCCCAGAGAAAACCAAACTACGATCAGTCCCAAGGTTTTAGAAGGAACTTTGGCTTATTTATCTCCCGAACAAACTGGACGCATGAACCGGGGAATAGACTACCGCAGTGACTTTTATTCTTTGGGTGTGACATTTTTTGAACTAATCACAGGACAATTACCCTTTGAGTCAGAAGATTCAATGGAGTTGGTGCATTGTCATATTGCCAAACAGCCACCATCCCTCCGGGAAGTTAAAAGTGAAGAGATTTCGGAAGTGTTGTCAGATATTGTCATAAAACTAATGGCGAAAAATGCTGAAGATCGTTATCAAAATGCTTTAGGGTTAAAACACGATTTAGAAAATTGTCTCTGTCAACTGAACGAAACTGGTCAGATTAAATACTTCCAAATTGGACAACGGGATATTTGCGTAGGCGTAGACCGTCGTAGACATCGCTTCATTATCCCAGAAAAATTATATGGGAGAGAAACAGCCGTCCAACAACTCTTAGAAGCTTTTGAGAGGGTTTCTCTGGGAAAGCGTGAAATCATGTTAATTGCTGGTTCTTCTGGCATTGGTAAAACTGCGGTGGTGAATGAAGTTCATAAACCAATCGTTCGGCAACGCGGTTATTTGATCAAAGGTAAATTTGACCAGTTTAACCGGAATATTCCCTTATCTGCCTTTGTGCAATCCTTGCGTGATTTAATAGTGCAGTTATTAACAGAAACCGATCAACAACTGCAACAATGGAAAAAAAATATCCTGGCAACATTAAGAGACGATGGACAGATAATCGTTGAAGTTATTCCCGAATTAGAAAAAATTATCGGTAAACAACCACCGACACCAGAATTATCAGCAGAAGCGGCGCAAAATAGATTTAATTTATTATTGCAAAGCTTTATTCAAGTTTTTACTACAAAAGAACATCCCTTAGTTATTTTTCTAGATGATTTGCAATGGGCAGATTTAGCTTCATTAAAATTGCTCCAATTACTAATGAATGAGTCAAACTCTGGATATTTATTACTAATTGGTGCTTATAGAGATAACGAAGTATCACCTGCCCATCCGTTAATGTCAACTTTAGATGAGGTAAGAAAAATAGGCACGACTATTAACTTGATGACTCTGCAACCTTTAAGTCAATTACAATTGAATCAGTTAGTAAGCGATACATTAGGTTGCAAAGAAGAATTAGCATTACCCATTTCACAATTAGTGTTTCAAAAAACTCAGGGAAATCCATTTTTTGCAACACAGTTTATTAAAGCTTTGTACCAAGATGGGTTGATTATCTTTAACTTTGCAGAAGGCTGCTGGCAATGTGATATTGCAAAAATCAATCAGCAATCTCTGACAGATAATGTTTTGGAATTCATGGCATTTCAATTACGGAGGCTGCCAGAATCAACTCAACAGACTCTAAGGTTAGCTGCTTGCATCGGTAATCAGTTTGATTTAGCAACATTGGCGATCGTTTCTGAACAGTCGGAAACCGAAACAGCAGCTTGTTTATGGAATGGTTTACAAGAAGGTTTAATTTTGCCCCAAAGTGAAGTTTATAAGTTTTATGTTGGGCAAGAAGAACAAATATTTACTCAACAAACTTCCCCAAATGCTGGATACAAATTCTTACACGATCGCGTTCAACAAGCTGCCTACTCGCTGATTCCAGACGACCAAAAGCAAGCCACCCATTATAAAATTGGGATGTTATTGTTACGCAATTCCTCAGATTTAGAACGAGAAGAACGACTATTTGAAATTGTCACTCATTTAAACGCAGGTAGTTCCTTAATCACTGAACCTTCAAAGCGGCAAGAACTGGCACAATTAAATCTGAGCGCAGGACGGAGAGCAAAATCTGCAACTACATACACAGTAGCCGTCGAGTATCTGACCGTGGGAATTAGTTTGCTATCCCATTCTTCCTGGGAAAGCCACTATGACTTGACCCTGGCGCTGTATATCGAGGTAACTGAAGCCACCTATCTCAACGCCGATTTTGAGCAGATGGAACAATGGGTAACAATTGTGTTGCAACACGCTAAGACCTTGCTCGACAGCATTCCCATATATGTAACCAGAATGATGGCAGGAAGATCGCAAGGTCTTCCATTGAAAACGCTGAATATTGGCTTGCAGGTGTTGCAACTGTTGGATATTGAGTTTCCTCAACAATCAACTGCGGCAGATATTGGACGAGCAGGTGAAGCAACTATGGAGTTATGGGAAGGACGTTCTTCTCTGGATTTGCTCAATTTATCCACTATGAAAGATGCTCACCGCTTGGCAGCTATGAGCATCATGAGCAGAATGATTCCGGCTGCCTATCTTGCAAGACCAGCTTTAATGCCTCTACTGATATTCAAACAAGTAGAATTTTCGATTAAATATGGTACTTGTCCTATTTCTGTCTATGCTTATGCCGACTACGGCATCATCCTCTGTGGTGTGCTTGGTAATCTGGAAGGTGGTTATGAGTTTGGACAATTGGCGTTAAACCTGCTGGAACAGTTGCAGTCCAAAATCTTTAAATCCAGAACCTACTTTATCGTCTACTACTTTATCCGTCATTGGAAAGACCCATTGCGCGAACAACTTGTGCATCTGCAAGAGGGCTACCAAAATGGACTGGAAACTGGAGATTTGGATAGTACAGCATTGAATGCCCAAGCTTACTGTCACTATGCTTATTTTGCGGGGCGAGAATTAACTGGGTTGGCGAATGAAATGGCAGCCTATCGCCAAAGCATCTATTCACTCAAGCAAGAATCGCCGCTGCAATATCTGGAGATTGCTTATCAAGCTGTACTCAACTTGCTAGGACATAGCCAATCTCCCGATCGCTTAACGGGAACGATTTATCATGCAGAACAACGATTATCCCTGAATCAGGCAACCCAAGACCGAACGGGATTATTTTATTGGCAAGTTAATCAAACGATTCTCTGGTATTTGTTTGGGCAGTATCAAGAAGCTGCCCAACAGTCTGCCCAAGCGAAGCAATACTTAGATGCTGGTATCGCCCAATTTAGTGTTGCTCTGTATTTTTTCTACGATTCTTTGATTCATCTGGCAGTTTACAAAGCCGCAGCTGAGTCAGAACAGCAACAGATTCTCGCCCAAGTCGAGGCGAATCAAGAGAAAATGCAAAGATGGGCAGCATTTGCTCCCTGTAACCATCAACACCGTTGGGATTTGGTGGAAGCCGAACGGTATGCTATTAGCGAACGCGCCCTAGCAATGGACTTTTACGATCGCGCCATCACTAAAGCCAAGGAAAACGGCTTCCTCCAAGATGAAGCTCTCGCTAACGAACTCGCTGCCAAATTCTACCTGAACTGGGGCAAAGAAAAAGTCGCCCAAGCCTATATGCAGGCAGCTTACTCTGGCTATGCCCGCTGGGGAGCCAAAGCCAAGACAGATGACTTAGAAAAACGTTACCCACAATTGCTGCATCCAATTTCGCAACAGACAGTACCAACAGTAAATCTGTTAGAGGCCTTAGCAACAATTGCTAACCCAATCAACTCATTTACTAGTACCGCGACTTCTTCCGGTAGCAACATCAACAACATACTTGACTTGAGCGCTATCCTCAGAGCGTCGCAAACTCTTTCTGCAACAATTCAACTCGATGAATTTTTACAACAACTAACCCAAATCATCCTCGAAAATGCTGGTGCTGATAAATGTGCCCTGCTTTTACCTGAAGATGGGAAATGGCAAATACGCGCAATTACTACCCTTGATAGCACTAGCTTAAAATTAGAACCGCTCGAAAATAATCCTAATGTTCCGATTGCGCTGATTCAGTATGTGAAAAATACAGCTAATGTGGTTGTGATTGACGATCTCAAAACTACTTTACCGATAGTTGATGATTATTTAATTCAGCATCAACCTCAGAGTGTGCTGTGTTTACCGATACTCAATCAGGGGCGTTTAGTAGGAATTTTATACTTAGAAAATCATTTAACGAGTGGGGTATTTACCAGCGATCGCATTTTAGTATTGAATTTCCTTTGTACTCAAGCGGCAATTTCTTTAGAAAATGCTCGGCTTTACGCGAATCTTCAGCAAAGCGAAGCCCGTTTCCAGAAAGTTGCCGATAATCTTCCTGGAGCTATTTATCAACTCCATGTGACAGCAGATAACTTGGCTTCTATGCCCTATATTAGTTCTGGCTGCTATAACCTTTACGAAGTGACAGCAGAGGAAATAATTGTCAAGCAAAGAAAACCCTCGTTCTCTAGAACATCCCGATGA